One Osmerus eperlanus chromosome 13, fOsmEpe2.1, whole genome shotgun sequence genomic region harbors:
- the LOC134032640 gene encoding uncharacterized protein LOC134032640 — MQVINMFSPPWLVGVLYCLMLIPGLLEAMSLFDIIKQEELAPANVLSIDSDKANHFLTRSRSKRNVDPRWYRGNPDFQAYYRYYTSIGHTEGLYEIDRIRMLYQQMRHLEQAYGPDASLLQNQLGVPTVKKCDPATDKKCKAPPPPPPAPVKGIPLPQLPPPPPPPALSQADVLYLCNAKDPLCKPHIVYLPTGAVPVLCDPRYHPHCKPQKYEIPAPVAQPQPPPPPPPKKSTPPPLPPKKSAPPPAPIRTYKGMEYDCDPYWDPDCLVDHPPRAIKGKSAPLPPALPIEEVEEEPVVEPAPPATIAKKLPLPYPYPYYYPYPYNYRDDLYDPARFQYPDPADAAPDSE, encoded by the exons atgcag GTGATCAACATGTTTTCTCCACCGTGGTTGGTTGGGGTATTATACTGTCTGATGTTGATCCCAG GTCTGCTGGAGGCAATGTCTTTGTTTGACATCATCAAACAAGAGG AGTTGGCGCCTGCCAATGTATTGAGCATCGATTCAGATAAGGCCAACCATTTCTTGACTCGCTCGCGATCAAAACGCAACGTGGACCCCAGGTGGTACAGAGGAAACCCAGACTTCCAGGCGTACTACCGCTACTACACCAGCATCGGTCACACCGAGGGG CTGTATGAGATTGACAGGATCAGGATGCTGTACCAGCAGATGAGGCACCTGGAGCAGGCATACGGGCCAGacgcctccctcctccagaaccAGCTGGGAGTGCCCACCGTCAAGAAATGTGACCCCGCAACCGACAAGAAATGCAaggccccaccccctccccctcccgcacCAGTAAAAGGCATACCCCTGCCCCaactgcctcccccccctccccctccagccctctcccagGCAGATGTCCTCTATCTGTGCAACGCCAAGGATCCCCTCTGCAAGCCCCACATCGTCTACCTCCCCACGGGAGCTGTTCCTGTGCTCTGTGACCCGCGCTACCATCCCCACTGCAAGCCCCAGAAGTACGAGATCCCAGCCCCTGTAGCTCAGCCccaacctcctcccccacctccacccaagAAGTCTACCCCGCCACCTCTACCACCCAAGaaatctgctcctcctccagctcccatcCGCACATACAAGGGCATGGAGTATGACTGCGACCCCTACTGGGATCCTGACTGCCTCGTCGACCACCCCCCCAGGGCTATTAAGGGCAAGtcggcccctctccctcctgcgcTCCCCAttgaggaggtagaggaagagccGGTGGTGGAACCAGCACCCCCTGCAACCATCGCCAAAAAACTGCCCTTACCCTACCCTTACCCCTACTACTATCCCTACCCGTATAACTACCGGGATGATCTCTACGATCCAGCTCGCTTCCAGTACCCAGACCCTGCTGATGCAGCCCCTGACAGTGAGTAG
- the LOC134032706 gene encoding F-box/LRR-repeat protein 12-like isoform X1 produces the protein MEDLKTCTLDYFPENILIDILSYLSVRELVRSGRVCKRWKRLVKDQRLWRAVDLTAWKGVTSRMLWVLLRQYLGCGLRCLRLRGLLLSARGGAFLSESWLKALSARCPRLRRLSLLHADLRGLRSCQLLPPTLQILELRGCELPQGFFTQIPPCELDGSEKASTAHAQQRGRAETRKGSASTSGITIETIVLDNVPSFTDQHLQSLASWEKLSRLELRDVLRVTAAGLRGSAARETGSTVEGLSRLKYLEIGNSGRPGSQMQMASLGLGAGWRGLEELSLGGREVGPGLLCASRLKDLQRLRLRGCRLSEMQVLRSCRTLKELRRLEFCEVFFQARQRTEEGEGEREEGGEEGGEGAGVDGGGENPDKLDENDPVPSLRRSLVALLPRCALVFTNCTVTINSD, from the exons ATGGAAGACTTAAAAACTTGCACCCTCGATTACTTCCCAGAGAATATTTTAATTGATATTTTATCTTACTTAAGTGTACGAGAGCTTGTCCGAAGTGGAAG AGTTTGTAAGAGATGGAAACGGCTGGTAAAAGACCAAAGACTGTGGCGAGCTGTTGATCTTACAGCATGGAAAGGG GTGACATCTCGCATGCTATGGGTCCTCCTGCGCCAGTACCTGGGCTGTGGGTTGAGATGCCTGCGCCTGCGTGGTTTGCTGCTCTCGGCCAGAGGTGGGGCCTTTCTCTCAGAGTCCTGGCTCAAAGCCTTGTCTGCCAGGTGCCCCCGCCTGCGCAGACTCTCCCTGTTGCATGCTGACCTGAGAGGCCTGCGCAGTTGCCAGCTCCTACCTCCAACCCTTCAGATCCTTGAATTACGTGGCTGTGAGCTACCACAAGGGTTTTTCACACAGATTCCCCCCTGTGAACTAGACGGTTCTGAAAAGGCATCTACTGCCCATGCTCAGCAAAGGGGTCGGGCTGAGACTAGGAAAGGGTCTGCTTCCACGTCTGGGATCACCATAGAGACGATAGTCCTTGACAACGTACCCTCCTTCACAGACCAGCATCTGCAGAGTCTGGCTTCATGGGAGAAGCTTTCTCGCCTGGAGCTCCGGGACGTCTTACGTGTCACCGCTGCAGGGCTTAGAGGCAGCGCTGCCAGGGAGACTGGCTCCACAGTGGAGGGCCTTTCCAGGCTCAAGTACCTGGAGATAGGCAACTCTGGGCGGCCAGGCTCTCAGATGCAGATGGCCtccctggggctgggggcaggctgGCGGGGCCTAGAGGAGCTCAGCCTGGGAGGAAGGGAAGTGGGTCCGGGGCTCCTGTGTGCCAGCCGCCTCAAGGACCTGCAGAGGCTACGTCTTAGAGGCTGCAGACTGAGTGAAATGCAGGTGCTGCGTAGCTGCAGGACACTGAAGGAGCTGCGAAGACTTGAGTTCTGTGAGGTGTTTTTTCAGGCCcggcagaggacagaggagggggagggggagagggaggaagggggagaggaaggtggCGAGGGTGCTGGTGTTGATGGGGGTGGTGAAAACCCTGACAAACTGGATGAGAATGACCCTGTACCTAGCCTACGTCGCTCACTTGTGGCTCTCCTTCCACGTTGTGCACTTGTGTTCACCAATTGCACTGTAACAATAAATTCAGACTAG
- the LOC134032706 gene encoding F-box/LRR-repeat protein 12-like isoform X2, whose amino-acid sequence MLWVLLRQYLGCGLRCLRLRGLLLSARGGAFLSESWLKALSARCPRLRRLSLLHADLRGLRSCQLLPPTLQILELRGCELPQGFFTQIPPCELDGSEKASTAHAQQRGRAETRKGSASTSGITIETIVLDNVPSFTDQHLQSLASWEKLSRLELRDVLRVTAAGLRGSAARETGSTVEGLSRLKYLEIGNSGRPGSQMQMASLGLGAGWRGLEELSLGGREVGPGLLCASRLKDLQRLRLRGCRLSEMQVLRSCRTLKELRRLEFCEVFFQARQRTEEGEGEREEGGEEGGEGAGVDGGGENPDKLDENDPVPSLRRSLVALLPRCALVFTNCTVTINSD is encoded by the coding sequence ATGCTATGGGTCCTCCTGCGCCAGTACCTGGGCTGTGGGTTGAGATGCCTGCGCCTGCGTGGTTTGCTGCTCTCGGCCAGAGGTGGGGCCTTTCTCTCAGAGTCCTGGCTCAAAGCCTTGTCTGCCAGGTGCCCCCGCCTGCGCAGACTCTCCCTGTTGCATGCTGACCTGAGAGGCCTGCGCAGTTGCCAGCTCCTACCTCCAACCCTTCAGATCCTTGAATTACGTGGCTGTGAGCTACCACAAGGGTTTTTCACACAGATTCCCCCCTGTGAACTAGACGGTTCTGAAAAGGCATCTACTGCCCATGCTCAGCAAAGGGGTCGGGCTGAGACTAGGAAAGGGTCTGCTTCCACGTCTGGGATCACCATAGAGACGATAGTCCTTGACAACGTACCCTCCTTCACAGACCAGCATCTGCAGAGTCTGGCTTCATGGGAGAAGCTTTCTCGCCTGGAGCTCCGGGACGTCTTACGTGTCACCGCTGCAGGGCTTAGAGGCAGCGCTGCCAGGGAGACTGGCTCCACAGTGGAGGGCCTTTCCAGGCTCAAGTACCTGGAGATAGGCAACTCTGGGCGGCCAGGCTCTCAGATGCAGATGGCCtccctggggctgggggcaggctgGCGGGGCCTAGAGGAGCTCAGCCTGGGAGGAAGGGAAGTGGGTCCGGGGCTCCTGTGTGCCAGCCGCCTCAAGGACCTGCAGAGGCTACGTCTTAGAGGCTGCAGACTGAGTGAAATGCAGGTGCTGCGTAGCTGCAGGACACTGAAGGAGCTGCGAAGACTTGAGTTCTGTGAGGTGTTTTTTCAGGCCcggcagaggacagaggagggggagggggagagggaggaagggggagaggaaggtggCGAGGGTGCTGGTGTTGATGGGGGTGGTGAAAACCCTGACAAACTGGATGAGAATGACCCTGTACCTAGCCTACGTCGCTCACTTGTGGCTCTCCTTCCACGTTGTGCACTTGTGTTCACCAATTGCACTGTAACAATAAATTCAGACTAG
- the cops6 gene encoding COP9 signalosome complex subunit 6 produces the protein MATINGGGMEVDGAASPSVMASGVTGSVSVALHPLVILNISDHWIRIRSQEGRPMQVIGALIGKQEGRNIEVMNSFELLSHTVDDRAHIDKEYYYTKEEQFKQVFKDMEFLGWYTTGGPPDQSDIHIHKQVCEIIESPLFLKLNPMTKHTDLPVSVYESVIDIINGEATMLFAELTYTLATEEAERIGVDHVARMTATGTGENSTVAEHLIAQHSAIKMLHSRVKVILEYVKAVEAGEVPFNHEILREANALCHRLPVLSTIKFKTDFYDQCNDVGLMAYLGTITKTCNSMNQFINKFNVLYDRQGIGRRMRGLFF, from the exons ATGGCAACGATCAatggtggaggaatggaggtggATGGGGCAG CTAGCCCCAGTGTTATGGCCTCAGGGGTGACTGGGAGTGTATCGGTGGCCTTGCACCCTCTAGTGATCCTCAACATCTCAGACCACTGGATACGTATCCGTTCCCAAGAGGGGCGGCCGATGCAAG TGATTGGAGCGTTGATTGGGAAGCAGGAGGGCAGGAACATCGAGGTGATGAACTCCTTTGAGCTGTTGTCCCACACTGTAGATGACAGGGCTCATATTGACAAGGAGTACTACTACACCAAAGAGGAGCAGT TCAAACAGGTTTTCAAGGACATGGAATTCCTGGGCTGGTATACCACAGGAGGCCCTCCTGACCAATCAGATATTCATATCCACAAGCAG GTTTGTGAAATCATCGAGAGCCCTCTGTTTCTCAAGTTGAAcccgatgaccaaacatacagAT TTACCAGTCAGCGTCTACGAGTCTGTCATAGACATCATCAACGGAGAG GCGACCATGCTGTTTGCCGAGCTAACCTACACTCTGGCCACAGAAGAGGCCGAGAGAATCGGTGTCGACCATGTGGCGCGCATGACCGCCACAGGCACCGGAGAGAACTCCACGG TGGCAGAGCACCTCATAGCCCAGCACAGTGCTATCAAGATGCTCCACAGCAGAGTGAAGGTCATCCTGGAGTATGTGAAAGCTGTGGAAGCAG GAGAGGTACCGTTCAACCATGAGATCCTTAGAGAAGCCAATGCTCTTTGCCATAGACTGCCTGTCCTCAGCACTATCAAATTCAAGACTGACTTCTATGAC CAATGCAACGATGTAGGCCTCATGGCCTACCTAGGCACCATAACCAAGACCTGCAACAGCATGAACCAGTTCATCAACAAGTTTAACGTCCTGTATGACAGACAGGGCATCGGTCGAAGGATGAGAGGACTGTTCTtttga